In the genome of Flavobacteriales bacterium, the window ACCTTCACTTACCGTTCTTCCCAATCTCGATGATACTACCATTTTTCATGCACTCTATGGAAGCGATGAGCTGATGGTGGTGGATATTAATGATGGAACGGATACTTCGTATTTGAGCATCACTTCCCGCTTTGAATTTTCGGAAGGGGAGGTGGATTATGCATTGATTCGTTTATTGGCGGAGATGGGAACTCAGCACGGACATTTTCTTTTCCGGGAGGATATCGCTGTATTTCAAAAATCAGATACAGGCTGGGTGCTTTGCGACACGATTTTGGATGGATTTGCATTCGACGTGTTGGATGAACCGCAGATGATACAAAAGGGTCCCTATACATTATTCGAATTCTGGAACGAAGGGGCCTACAGTGGCGGTAATTATGAAAAGGGAGTGGCCTATCTGGTTATTCGCAACGGAAGAATTTTGCATCATGCCGGCTATTCGGAGTTTGTGGAGAGCAACAATGCCGCGAGTGAATTTTGCATATTGCCCGAAGATCATGATCCGGATTTCGAATGCCTTTGTGAGGAGACGAAAGCTGATTTAACCGTGAGTTACGATAAAGAAAAAGATGCACTGTTGTACACCTATCTGGGACGTATTACCAGCAAATGTGAAAAGGAAAATTCTTGTTTTATCAAGCGCGTGTATATGGCCAACACCCAAAAGGGTGAATTGATTCTGGAAACCAAAAACTGCGCCGGAAAACGGGATACACTCACATTTGTTCCTCCCAAAAAGCGGTTGAAATGAAAGTTGAGGCTCATTTTATTTTTTCCGGAAAAAAAGAGGAGTAGTTGTACATCACCGGGTGAAAGGAGATTAGGATTGATGGAACGGTATTTTTTTTCATCTTTAAAATTTTGCGGCTCAATCAACTTGCACTATCTTGAAATGAATTATTCATTTTTGTTTATGAAAAAGGTCAGACGTTTTTTATCACCTGTTGTGATGGGAATTTTCCTGTTCATCACTTCGTGTTCTAAGAATAAGGATTGTTATGATGAGGCCTTGTACCAGCAACACAAGGATGATATTTGCACCATGGATTGTCCGGGAGTAACCGGTTGCGACGGAAAAACCTATTGCAACGAATGCATTGCCCGAACGCAAGGCATAAGGGTGAAGTAAATATTTTTTAGAGGAGTAATTTTTAACCTGAGCTGCGGTTTTTTTATTTATTTGCAAATCATAATGACTTGTTTCAGATTAAAAAAACGAATTCCGCTATAATTCTATAATCCAATTAATATGGGCAAATTAACTTATGAAATTTCCATTCATGCTTCGGCCCGAAAGGTGTATGAAAACATGTTAGGTTTAAAAAATAAAAACAGCTACGAATACTGGGTCTCTGTTTTTAATCCCACTTCTACGTATGAAGGAAGCTGGGATCTGGGAAGTAGAATTTATTTTGTAGGAACCGACGAAAATGGAAAGCGTGGAGGCATGATATCCGAAATCGTGGCCCATCAGCCAGCTGAATTTGTTTCAATCCGGCATGTTGGATTTTTAGATGGCGATGTGGAGGTAACCAGCGGTGAAATGGTGGAGAAGTGGGCGGGTGGCCATGAAAATTATACCTACCAGGAACGTGATGGTGTCACTACCGTGCTAGTGGAAATGGATAGTGTGGAGGAATACATGGAATTTTTTAATTCTACCTATCCATTGGCTTTGCAGAAATTGAAAGCTATTTCCGAAAGCGATTAAGCCAAATCGAAAACCGCTCTTATACCATCGTTTCTACCAAATATGATTCTCTTTTTATGGAGGAATTGTTTCAGCAGGATTGAATGCCGAATTTACTTTCTTTATACGCACATACCCAGCATCCGTTTACATTCGCATAAATGCAGGATTTACCACTGTTTTCCGAAGCGTAATTCCTGAAAAAATATGGGGTCGAAACAGTGCTTTTCTGCTTTAGTTTCGAAGCATGAAAGGCTGTTTTTGGGTTTTGCTTTTTTTCATCACCAGGGTGACGAACGCTCAGGTGCCGGAGAGTTTTCCGCAGATCAATGCCGGTGGAAAAATCAATGCCATGGCTTTCGATTCGCTGAATAATATCATTTACATCGCCGGCGATTTTGTACAGGTATCGCTCAGCTCGCGCAAGAACCTGGCGGCGATTAATAAAGGCACGGGCGCAGTGATCGGAAGCTTTAATCCCATCAGCAGCATGACCGGGAGCATCGCTTCGCTGCAAGTGATTGGCAACCGTTTGTACCTGGGAGGCGATTTTACGGCCATTAACGGCAATGCGGCGCAACGTTACCTCGCACGGGTAGATCTGAGCGCAAATGGCAACGTAGGGACCCTCAATGGCGCTTTTAACGTGG includes:
- a CDS encoding SRPBCC domain-containing protein; this translates as MGKLTYEISIHASARKVYENMLGLKNKNSYEYWVSVFNPTSTYEGSWDLGSRIYFVGTDENGKRGGMISEIVAHQPAEFVSIRHVGFLDGDVEVTSGEMVEKWAGGHENYTYQERDGVTTVLVEMDSVEEYMEFFNSTYPLALQKLKAISESD